Proteins from a single region of Streptomyces sp. Tu 3180:
- a CDS encoding chloramphenicol phosphotransferase — protein MHGRIVFLNGTSSPGGSSIAKELPNVLDEPCFPLPVDSFHAMRSRRGIDADLLPDVLHRTWRGFHRAVAGVAAAGNNAVVDHVPSEEWRLLDDGAGALITDGRLTGAVARVPLARPYRVRAGEGDEAAGQALTCRPLRG, from the coding sequence GTGCACGGGCGGATCGTCTTCCTGAACGGCACGTCCAGTCCGGGGGGATCGAGCATCGCGAAGGAACTGCCGAACGTCCTGGACGAGCCCTGCTTCCCCCTGCCCGTGGATTCCTTCCACGCGATGCGGTCGCGCCGGGGGATCGACGCGGACCTGCTTCCCGACGTGCTGCACCGCACGTGGAGGGGGTTCCACCGGGCGGTCGCCGGCGTGGCCGCGGCGGGGAACAACGCGGTGGTGGACCACGTGCCGAGCGAGGAGTGGCGCCTGCTGGACGACGGTGCGGGCGCCCTCATCACGGACGGCCGGCTCACCGGGGCCGTGGCGCGCGTCCCCCTCGCCCGCCCGTACCGGGTACGGGCGGGCGAGGGGGACGAGGCCGCCGGACAGGCGCTGACGTGCCGTCCGCTCAGGGGGTGA
- a CDS encoding cellulose binding domain-containing protein, whose protein sequence is MRRTRILTAVLALAAGREGGPPALAAGDGPEPAAATPLAADTFTWKNARVDGGGFVPGIVFNRSEKNLAYARTDIGGAYRWQEATKTWTPLLDSVGWDDWGHTGVVSLASDPVDPDRVYAAVGTYTNDWDPGNGAVLRSADRGATWRKAGLPFKLGGNMPGRGMGERLAVDPNRNSVLYLGAPSGKGLWRSTDSGASWSRVANFPNPGNYAQDPSDTSGYASDNQGIVWVTFDESTGSAGTATRTVYAGVADKDNAVYRSTDAGATWQRLPGQPTGYLAHKGVLDAGNGHLYLAYSDTGGPYDGGRGRLYRYATATGTWTDISPVAGADTYYGFSGLTVDRQDPGTVMATAYSSWWPDTQIFRSTDSGATWTKAWDYTSYPNRENRYTMDVSSVPWLTWGASPSPPEQTPKLGWMTEALEIDPFDSDRMMYGTGATVHGTEDLTNWDTGSRFTITPMVRGLEETAVNDLASPPSGAPLLSALGDVGGFRHTDLTEVPSMMFTQPGFTSTTSLDFAESNPDTVVRSGALDSGPHIAFSTDNGAHWFAGTDPSGVSGGGTVAAAADGSRFVWSPQGTGVHHTTGFGTSWSKSAGIPDGAVVESDRVDPKTFYGFKSGRFYVSTDGGATFRESAATGLPGGDSVRFKALPGAKGDVWLAGGSSDGAYGLWHSTDAGATFTRLPNVEEADTVGFGKAAPGSSYQTLYTSAQIDGVRGIFRSTDRGESWTRVNDDAHQWGWTGAAITGDPRVYGRVYVATNGRGVVYGDTSDTGGGTDPDPDPQPSGACAVTYTVANQWSGGFQAEVRVTNTGSSAWNGWTLNWSFADGQRISQLWNAAHTQSGPAVTVRNTDWNGTVAAGASVGFGFTAAGSAANTEPAAFRLGERTCTVR, encoded by the coding sequence GTGCGAAGAACCCGCATCCTCACGGCCGTGCTCGCCCTGGCGGCCGGCCGCGAGGGCGGCCCGCCCGCCCTCGCGGCCGGCGACGGCCCGGAACCGGCCGCGGCCACCCCCCTCGCCGCCGACACCTTCACCTGGAAGAACGCCCGCGTCGACGGCGGCGGGTTCGTCCCCGGCATCGTCTTCAACCGCAGCGAGAAGAACCTGGCCTACGCCCGCACCGACATCGGCGGCGCCTACCGCTGGCAGGAGGCGACGAAGACCTGGACCCCGCTGCTGGACTCGGTGGGCTGGGACGACTGGGGGCACACCGGCGTGGTGAGCCTCGCCTCCGACCCGGTCGACCCGGACCGGGTGTACGCGGCGGTCGGCACGTACACCAACGACTGGGACCCGGGCAACGGCGCGGTGCTGCGCTCCGCCGACCGGGGCGCGACCTGGCGGAAGGCCGGCCTGCCGTTCAAGCTGGGCGGCAACATGCCGGGCCGGGGCATGGGGGAACGCCTGGCGGTCGACCCGAACCGCAACAGCGTGCTGTACCTGGGCGCGCCCAGCGGGAAGGGGCTGTGGCGGTCGACGGACTCGGGGGCGAGCTGGTCGCGGGTCGCGAACTTCCCCAACCCCGGGAACTACGCCCAGGATCCGAGCGACACGTCCGGGTACGCCAGTGACAACCAGGGGATCGTCTGGGTCACCTTCGACGAGTCGACGGGCAGCGCCGGCACGGCGACGAGGACGGTCTACGCCGGTGTCGCCGACAAGGACAACGCCGTGTACCGGTCGACGGACGCGGGCGCCACCTGGCAGCGGCTGCCCGGCCAGCCGACGGGGTACCTCGCCCACAAGGGCGTCCTCGACGCCGGGAACGGCCACCTCTACCTCGCCTACAGCGACACCGGCGGCCCCTACGACGGCGGCAGGGGCCGGCTGTACCGGTACGCGACGGCGACCGGCACCTGGACCGACATCAGCCCCGTCGCCGGGGCCGACACGTACTACGGCTTCAGCGGACTGACGGTGGACCGGCAGGACCCGGGCACGGTGATGGCCACCGCCTACAGCTCCTGGTGGCCGGACACCCAGATCTTCCGCTCCACGGACAGCGGCGCGACCTGGACGAAGGCGTGGGACTACACGTCGTACCCGAACCGCGAGAACCGCTACACGATGGACGTCTCGTCCGTGCCGTGGCTCACCTGGGGCGCCAGCCCCTCCCCGCCCGAACAGACCCCGAAGCTCGGCTGGATGACCGAGGCGCTGGAGATCGACCCCTTCGACTCGGACCGCATGATGTACGGCACCGGCGCGACGGTCCACGGCACCGAGGACCTCACGAACTGGGACACCGGCTCGCGGTTCACCATCACGCCGATGGTGCGCGGTCTGGAGGAGACGGCCGTCAACGACCTCGCCTCTCCCCCGTCGGGCGCGCCGCTGCTCAGCGCGCTCGGCGACGTCGGCGGCTTCCGGCACACGGATCTCACCGAGGTGCCGTCGATGATGTTCACCCAGCCCGGCTTCACGTCGACGACGAGCCTGGACTTCGCCGAGTCGAACCCGGACACGGTGGTCCGGTCCGGCGCCCTGGACTCCGGCCCGCACATCGCGTTCTCCACCGACAACGGCGCCCACTGGTTCGCGGGCACCGACCCCTCGGGAGTCAGCGGGGGCGGGACGGTCGCGGCGGCGGCCGACGGCAGCCGGTTCGTGTGGAGCCCGCAGGGCACCGGCGTGCACCACACGACCGGGTTCGGCACGTCCTGGTCGAAGTCGGCCGGCATCCCGGACGGGGCGGTCGTGGAGTCCGACCGGGTGGACCCGAAGACCTTCTACGGCTTCAAGTCCGGCAGGTTCTACGTCAGCACGGACGGCGGGGCGACGTTCAGGGAGTCGGCCGCGACCGGACTGCCCGGCGGTGACAGCGTGCGGTTCAAGGCGCTGCCGGGCGCGAAGGGCGACGTCTGGCTGGCGGGCGGATCGAGCGACGGGGCGTACGGCCTGTGGCACTCCACGGACGCCGGGGCGACCTTCACCAGGCTGCCGAACGTCGAGGAGGCCGACACCGTCGGCTTCGGCAAGGCGGCGCCCGGATCCTCGTACCAGACCCTCTACACCAGCGCGCAGATCGACGGTGTGCGCGGCATCTTCCGCTCCACGGACCGGGGCGAGAGCTGGACCCGCGTCAACGACGACGCCCACCAGTGGGGCTGGACCGGCGCGGCGATCACCGGTGACCCGCGGGTGTACGGCCGGGTCTACGTGGCGACCAACGGCCGCGGCGTCGTCTACGGCGACACCTCGGACACCGGCGGCGGCACGGACCCGGATCCGGACCCGCAGCCCTCGGGCGCCTGCGCGGTGACGTACACGGTCGCCAACCAGTGGTCCGGCGGCTTCCAGGCCGAGGTACGGGTGACCAACACGGGGTCGAGCGCCTGGAACGGCTGGACGCTGAACTGGTCCTTCGCGGACGGGCAGAGGATCTCCCAGCTCTGGAACGCCGCCCACACGCAGTCGGGTCCGGCGGTCACGGTGCGCAACACCGACTGGAACGGCACCGTGGCGGCGGGCGCGTCGGTCGGCTTCGGCTTCACCGCGGCCGGATCGGCGGCGAACACCGAACCGGCCGCCTTCAGGCTGGGCGAGCGGACCTGCACGGTGCGCTGA
- a CDS encoding glycoside hydrolase family 48 protein, whose protein sequence is MHPPPRRRRGVRRLWTAAAAALALPLTMLSSGSTPAQAAAVQCSVDYRTNDWGSGFTAELTLTNRGTDVIDGWTLTYDYAGSQKLVNGWNGSWSQSGKTVTVKNAGYNARIAAGGAVTTGAQFSYSGSNAAPTSFAINGTTCVGAHQPPITVLTSPEAGAVYTQGETVPLAATAAAADNATITKVEFYDDTELLGTDSSAPFTLSVAGLTVGSHSLVAKAHDSMGASASSTPVGITVASGPTVVATPSQLGVRQGESGTYEVKLSKQPSANVTVTTARASGNSGLSVTGGASLTFTPSNWNTAQKVTIGADSSGTGSAVFESTAPGHGKAAVTVTQLGAQKAYDARFLELYGKITDPANGYFSPEGIPYHSVETLIVEAPDHGHETTSEAYSYLLWLQAMYGKVTGDWSKFNGAWEIMEKYMIPNRADQPTNSFYNASKPATYAPEYDTPNEYPSALDTGVPVGPDPIAAELRSAYGTDDVYGMHWIQDVDNVYGYGNSPGKCEAGPADTGPSYINTFQRGPQESVWETVPQPTCDAFKYGGKNGYLDLFTKDASYARQWKFTNAPDADARAVQAAYWADKWAKEQGKGSEVSATVTKAAKMGDYLRYAMFDKYFKKIGNCTSPSCPAGTGKDASHYLLSWYYAWGGATDSSAGWAWRIGSSHAHGGYQNPLAAYALSNYAPLKPKSATGADDWAKSMQRQLEFYRWLQSDEGAIAGGATNSWAGRYTTPPAGTPTFYGMHYDEKPVYHDPPSNQWFGFQAWSMERVAELYQQTGNALAKSVLDKWVDWALSETTVNPDGTFRIPSTLRWSGKPDTWNATAPGANSGLHVTVVDYTNDVGVAAAYAKTLTYYADRSGDTEAAATAKKLLDGMWNNHQDDLGIAVPETRADYNRFDDPVYVPNGWTGTMPNGDVINSSSTFDSIRSFYQDDPAWSKIESYLAGGAAPTFTYHRFWAQADIATAMGSYAELLE, encoded by the coding sequence ATGCATCCCCCACCCAGGAGACGCAGAGGCGTCCGGCGGTTGTGGACGGCCGCCGCGGCGGCTCTCGCGCTCCCGCTGACGATGCTCTCCTCAGGTTCAACTCCCGCTCAGGCGGCGGCCGTCCAGTGCAGCGTCGACTACCGGACCAACGACTGGGGCTCCGGCTTCACCGCGGAACTGACGCTCACCAACCGCGGCACGGACGTCATCGACGGCTGGACGCTGACGTACGACTACGCGGGCAGCCAGAAGCTCGTGAACGGCTGGAACGGCAGCTGGTCGCAGTCCGGGAAGACCGTGACCGTGAAGAACGCCGGGTACAACGCCCGGATCGCCGCCGGCGGCGCCGTCACGACCGGCGCCCAGTTCTCCTACAGCGGATCCAACGCCGCGCCCACGTCCTTCGCGATCAACGGCACCACCTGCGTCGGCGCCCACCAGCCGCCGATCACCGTGCTGACCAGCCCCGAGGCCGGCGCCGTCTACACCCAGGGGGAGACCGTCCCGCTCGCGGCGACCGCGGCGGCGGCCGACAACGCCACGATCACCAAGGTCGAGTTCTACGACGACACCGAACTGCTGGGCACGGACAGCAGCGCCCCGTTCACCCTGTCGGTCGCCGGTTTGACCGTGGGCAGTCATTCGCTGGTGGCGAAGGCCCACGACAGCATGGGCGCCTCCGCGAGTTCGACCCCGGTCGGCATCACGGTCGCCTCGGGCCCCACCGTGGTGGCCACACCGTCCCAACTGGGCGTCCGGCAGGGCGAGTCGGGCACGTACGAGGTGAAGCTGTCGAAGCAGCCGAGCGCGAACGTGACCGTCACGACGGCCCGCGCGAGCGGCAACTCGGGGCTGTCGGTCACCGGTGGCGCCTCGCTCACCTTCACCCCGTCGAACTGGAACACCGCGCAGAAGGTGACCATCGGCGCCGACTCCTCCGGCACCGGCTCGGCGGTCTTCGAGTCGACGGCGCCGGGGCACGGCAAGGCCGCGGTCACGGTGACGCAGCTGGGTGCGCAGAAGGCGTACGACGCGCGCTTCCTGGAGCTGTACGGGAAGATCACCGACCCGGCGAACGGCTACTTCTCGCCCGAGGGCATCCCGTACCACTCGGTCGAGACGCTGATCGTCGAGGCGCCGGACCACGGCCACGAGACCACCTCGGAGGCGTACAGCTACCTGCTGTGGCTCCAGGCCATGTACGGCAAGGTGACCGGTGACTGGTCCAAGTTCAACGGGGCCTGGGAGATCATGGAGAAGTACATGATCCCGAACCGCGCCGACCAGCCGACCAACTCCTTCTACAACGCCTCGAAGCCGGCGACGTACGCGCCCGAGTACGACACCCCGAACGAGTACCCGTCCGCGCTCGACACGGGCGTCCCGGTCGGCCCCGACCCGATCGCGGCCGAGCTGAGGTCCGCCTACGGCACGGACGACGTCTACGGCATGCACTGGATCCAGGACGTCGACAACGTCTACGGCTACGGCAACTCGCCCGGCAAGTGCGAGGCGGGTCCGGCGGACACCGGACCGTCGTACATCAACACCTTCCAGCGCGGCCCGCAGGAGTCGGTGTGGGAGACCGTCCCGCAGCCCACCTGCGACGCCTTCAAGTACGGCGGGAAGAACGGCTACCTGGACCTGTTCACCAAGGACGCGTCCTACGCCAGGCAGTGGAAGTTCACCAACGCCCCGGACGCCGACGCGCGCGCCGTGCAGGCCGCGTACTGGGCGGACAAGTGGGCCAAGGAGCAGGGCAAGGGCTCCGAGGTCTCCGCGACCGTCACCAAGGCCGCGAAGATGGGTGACTACCTGCGCTACGCCATGTTCGACAAGTACTTCAAGAAGATCGGCAACTGCACCAGCCCGTCCTGCCCGGCCGGCACCGGCAAGGACGCCTCGCACTACCTGCTGTCCTGGTACTACGCCTGGGGCGGCGCCACCGACTCCTCGGCGGGCTGGGCCTGGCGCATCGGTTCCAGCCACGCGCACGGCGGCTACCAGAACCCTCTCGCCGCGTACGCGCTGAGCAACTACGCGCCGCTGAAGCCGAAGTCGGCGACGGGCGCGGACGACTGGGCCAAGTCGATGCAGCGGCAGCTGGAGTTCTACCGCTGGCTGCAGTCCGACGAGGGCGCCATCGCGGGCGGCGCGACCAACAGCTGGGCGGGCCGGTACACGACCCCGCCGGCCGGCACGCCGACCTTCTACGGCATGCACTACGACGAGAAGCCGGTCTACCACGACCCGCCGTCCAACCAGTGGTTCGGCTTCCAGGCGTGGTCGATGGAGCGGGTCGCCGAGCTGTACCAGCAGACCGGCAACGCGCTCGCCAAGTCGGTCCTCGACAAGTGGGTGGACTGGGCCCTGTCCGAGACCACGGTCAACCCGGACGGCACCTTCCGGATCCCGTCGACGCTGCGCTGGTCGGGCAAGCCCGACACGTGGAACGCCACGGCCCCCGGTGCCAACAGCGGCCTGCACGTCACCGTCGTCGACTACACCAACGACGTCGGCGTGGCGGCCGCGTACGCCAAGACCCTGACGTACTACGCCGACCGCTCCGGTGACACCGAGGCCGCGGCCACCGCGAAGAAGCTCCTCGACGGCATGTGGAACAACCACCAGGACGACCTGGGCATCGCCGTCCCGGAGACCCGCGCCGACTACAACCGCTTCGACGACCCGGTGTACGTCCCGAACGGCTGGACCGGCACCATGCCCAACGGCGACGTGATCAACTCCTCGTCGACGTTCGACTCGATCCGCTCCTTCTACCAGGACGACCCGGCCTGGTCGAAGATCGAGTCCTACCTGGCGGGCGGCGCCGCGCCCACCTTCACGTACCACCGGTTCTGGGCCCAGGCGGACATCGCCACGGCCATGGGCTCGTACGCGGAGCTTCTCGAATAG
- a CDS encoding glycoside hydrolase family 6 protein, with the protein MSRTRTALLAAMALVAGATGTAFAAIPGDVGAAAVPCTVDYKVQNQWSTGFTASVTVTNNGAAKSSWAVKWSYAGNQKVTSGWNAKVTQSGADVTAANESYNGTLATGGSATFGFQGSYSGTNAIPATFTLDGVTCNVDSGGPTDPPDPTDPPPTGNRVDNPYSGAKVYVNPEWSAKAAAEPGGSRIANQPTGVWLDRTAAINGVNGGMGLRDHLDEALRQKGSGELVVQLVIYNLPGRDCAALASNGELGPTEIDKYKTQYIDPIKAILADPKYASLRIVTTVEIDSLPNLVTNVSPRPTATPNCDVMKANGNYVKGVGYALNKLGDVPNVYNYVDAGHHGWLGWDDNFGASAEMFKQAATAEGATVADVHGFIANTANYSALKEDHFSVDQTVAGKSVRESKWVSWNRYVDELSYAQALRQKLVSLGFDSKIGMLIDTSRNGWGGTARPTGPGATTSVDTYVDGGRYDRRFNTGNWCNQKGAGLGERPKASPEPGIDAYVWMKPPGESDGASKAIDNDEGKGFDRMCDPTYTGNPRNDNNMSGALPDAPISGHWFSAQFQELMKNAYPPLS; encoded by the coding sequence ATGAGTCGCACCAGAACCGCGCTCCTCGCCGCCATGGCGCTGGTCGCCGGCGCCACCGGGACGGCGTTCGCCGCCATCCCCGGCGACGTCGGCGCGGCCGCCGTCCCCTGCACCGTCGACTACAAGGTGCAGAACCAGTGGTCCACCGGCTTCACCGCGTCCGTGACGGTCACCAACAACGGCGCCGCCAAGTCGTCGTGGGCGGTGAAGTGGTCGTACGCCGGCAACCAGAAGGTCACCAGCGGCTGGAACGCCAAGGTCACCCAGTCCGGCGCCGACGTCACCGCCGCCAACGAGTCCTACAACGGCACGCTGGCCACCGGAGGTTCGGCCACCTTCGGCTTCCAGGGCTCCTACAGCGGCACCAACGCGATCCCGGCCACCTTCACCCTCGACGGCGTGACCTGCAACGTCGACTCCGGCGGACCGACCGACCCGCCGGACCCGACCGACCCGCCGCCCACGGGCAACCGGGTCGACAACCCCTACAGCGGCGCCAAGGTGTACGTGAACCCCGAGTGGTCCGCCAAGGCCGCCGCCGAGCCGGGCGGCAGCCGCATCGCCAACCAGCCCACCGGCGTCTGGCTGGACCGCACCGCCGCCATCAACGGCGTCAACGGCGGCATGGGCCTGCGCGACCACCTCGACGAGGCCCTGCGGCAGAAGGGCTCCGGCGAGCTCGTCGTCCAGCTGGTCATCTACAACCTGCCCGGCCGCGACTGCGCCGCGCTCGCCTCCAACGGCGAACTCGGCCCGACGGAGATCGACAAGTACAAGACGCAGTACATCGACCCGATCAAGGCCATCCTCGCCGACCCCAAGTACGCCTCGCTGCGGATCGTCACCACGGTCGAGATCGACTCCCTGCCGAACCTGGTCACCAACGTCTCCCCGCGGCCCACCGCCACGCCGAACTGCGACGTGATGAAGGCCAACGGCAACTACGTCAAGGGCGTCGGCTACGCCCTGAACAAGCTCGGTGACGTGCCCAACGTCTACAACTACGTGGACGCCGGACACCACGGCTGGCTCGGCTGGGACGACAACTTCGGCGCCTCCGCGGAGATGTTCAAGCAGGCCGCCACCGCCGAGGGCGCCACCGTCGCCGACGTGCACGGCTTCATCGCCAACACCGCCAACTACAGCGCGCTGAAGGAGGACCACTTCTCGGTCGACCAGACCGTGGCCGGCAAGTCGGTGCGCGAGTCCAAGTGGGTCAGCTGGAACCGTTACGTCGACGAGCTGTCGTACGCCCAGGCCCTGCGCCAGAAGCTGGTCTCGCTCGGCTTCGACTCGAAGATCGGCATGCTGATCGACACCTCCCGCAACGGCTGGGGCGGCACCGCCCGGCCCACCGGGCCCGGCGCCACGACCAGCGTGGACACCTACGTCGACGGCGGCCGCTACGACCGCCGGTTCAACACGGGCAACTGGTGCAACCAGAAGGGCGCGGGACTCGGCGAGCGGCCGAAGGCCTCGCCGGAGCCCGGGATCGACGCCTACGTGTGGATGAAGCCCCCGGGCGAGTCCGACGGGGCGAGCAAGGCCATCGACAACGACGAGGGCAAGGGCTTCGACCGGATGTGCGACCCGACGTACACGGGCAACCCGCGCAACGACAACAACATGTCGGGCGCCCTGCCCGACGCCCCGATCTCCGGGCACTGGTTCTCCGCCCAGTTCCAGGAGCTGATGAAGAACGCGTACCCGCCGCTGTCCTGA